One window of Trichoderma breve strain T069 chromosome 3, whole genome shotgun sequence genomic DNA carries:
- a CDS encoding heterokaryon incompatibility protein (HET) domain-containing protein encodes MIERILWIDAVCIDQTNIEERGEQIQYMAEIYSKANRVIVWLGETADNSDQALKSIRMAADEEHQSLQKDTDKQAVLTILERPWFRRIWILQEVAAAQHIVMMCGSTRIDGMNSLGGISLDIRPLGALIDMYHTHEATERHDKIFALLGMSSNDPTTHGLLPNYKTPWDELMAQLVKFILGDQVFVKSWMQQEATVVFAKGCVIGIVSSVQMAHDDSRGDKQHVKLKIRDVPGPSWTIQVAGKPIEAGDLFCHLLGATKPMVIRPRHDYFTIILVEFTAPKDDRMEKMDLERLEQLETSSVHDFLLVWDWNSSDEVTTSRDYESWMTSRVPEYLYSEEESRNYPDKQTRLGIMALIMSNAGSNDKTIIDTLQYMKNAFARDFGEADRRTLTCMSKLALMYGRTGHLWEAESEFWRMFWTRMNLQERREDIVREVTNFVAMCKGQGQFHRAKNFDKVASLLEMAGRYPLMADKDFAVLLAQASLRDVEVTEKSVIAAEKKFNSEAEVDQTPGRKKYTPPPMETLLLRAVNKENIEATYLLLCQEKVQITEKILISAVENDDSSVLWCLLGREKDEIRITERVVIEAAMRNNESVLQYLLERHGSKIRLTEEIVIAAAENRERSVLVYLLGRWKDRIEITPKVAVAAAENEQFPALKILLQAKGTEFEVTEEVVVAAANNREKSVLVTLLEERGSEVRMTKEALDAARGNGNVLALKRVLEDARRMARVRGSW; translated from the exons ATGATTGAGAGGATATTATGGATAGACGCCGTTTGCATTGACCAGACCAACATCGAAGAGCGAGGAGAACAGATTCAGTATATGGCAGAGATCTACTCCAAAGCAAATCGTGTAATTGTGTGGCTCGGTGAAACAGCTGACAATAGCGATCAGGCTCTTAAGAGCATACGAATGGCAGCAGATGAGGAGCACCAATCGCTCCAGAAGGATACGGACAAACAGGCGGTTCTGACTATACTGGAGCGCCCATGGTTTCGACGAATATGG ATTCTTCAAgaggttgctgctgctcagcatATTGTCATGATGTGTGGTTCTACAAGAATTGATGG CATGAATTCACTGGGTGGCATATCTTTAGATATACGTCCTCTGGGCGCGCTCATAGATATGTACCACACACACGAGGCCACTGAGCGCCATGACAAAATATTTGCTCTCCTAGGAATGAGTTCTAATGATCCGACCACCCACGGATTATTGCCCAACTACAAAACGCCATGGGACGAACTTATGGCACAACTTGTCAAGTTTATACTAGGCGACCAGGTATTTGTCAAGTCGTGGATGCAGCAGGAGGCGACTGTGGTATTTGCGAAAGGATGTGTTATTGGCATCGTGTCCTCGGTTCAAATGGCGCATGACGATTCTCGTGGAGACAAGCAGCACGTCAAATTGAAGATAAGGGACGTCCCTGGGCCATCATGGACCATCCAAGTGGCGGGGAAGCCAATCGAGGCTGGCGACCTCTTCTGTCACTTACTTGGAGCTACAAAACCCATGGTCATTAGGCCGCGCCATGACTATTTTACGATCATTCTGGTTGAATTCACTGCTCCAAAAGATGACAGAATGGAAAAAATGGACTTAGAGCGGCTAGAACAGCTAGAGACTTCCTCTGTACATGATTTCCTCCTTGTATGGGATTGGAATAGCTCCGATGAGGTGACGACAAGTCGAGATTATGAATCATGGATGACAAGTCGAGTGCCCGAGTACTTGTATTCAGAAGAAGAGTCGAGAAATTATCCTGACAAGCAAACGCGACTGGGGATTATGGCTCTGATTATGAGCAATGCAGGGAGCAACGACAAAACTATAATCGACACTCTCCAATACATGAAGAATGCTTTCGCAAGAGACTTTGGAGAAGCGGACCGACGAACACTGACGTGTATGAGCAAACTTGCCTTGATGTACGGAAGAACAGGCCATTTATGGGAAGCTGAGAGCGAGTTTTGGCGAATGTtctggacgaggatgaaTTTGCAAGAGAGACGTGAAGATATCGTCAGAGAAGTGACCAATTTTGTGGCAATGtgcaaaggccaaggacaGTTTCACAGGGCGAAGAATTTCGACAAAGTAGCCAGCTTATTAGAGATGGCCGGACGGTATCCCTTGATGGCGGACAAAGACTTTGCCGTCCTTCTAGCCCAAGCAAGCTTGAGAGACGTTGAAGTTACAGAGAAATCTGTCAttgcagcagagaagaagttCAACAGCGAAGCGGAAGTTGATCAGACGCCTGGCCGAAAAAAATATACTCCTCCGCCGATGGAAACTCTGCTTTTAAGAGCTGTCAATAAAGAGAATATCGAGGCAACGTACCTTTTACTCTGTCAAGAGAAAGTCCAAATTACAgaaaaaatacttatatcGGCGGTGGAGAACGACGACAGCTCAGTATTATGGTGCTTACttgggagagagaaagacgAGATACGGATTACAGAGAGGGTAGTCATAGAAGCGGCAATGAGGAACAATGAGTCTGTACTGCAGTATCTTCTCGAGAGACATGGAAGCAAGATTCGCCTTACAGAAGAAATTGTCATTGCTGCAGCGGAGAATCGGGAACGCTCTGTGTTGGTCTATCTCCttggaagatggaaagacAGGATCGAGATTACACCGAAAGTTGCcgtcgcagcagcagaaaacGAACAATTTCCGGCGTTGAAAATATTATTGCAAGCAAAAGGGACGGAATTTGAGGTTACAGAAGAAGTGGTtgtggcagcagcaaataACAGAGAAAAGTCGGTACTAGTTACTCTGTTGGAGGAAAGGGGGAGCGAAGTCCGAATGACAAAAGAGGCACTTGATGCGGCTCGAGGCAACGGTAATGTTTTGGCATTGAAACGCGTACTTGAGGATGCGAGAAGAATGG
- a CDS encoding DJ-1/PfpI family domain-containing protein — MAPIVVGSLCYQYQASDVIAPFDMIAGGSKQLLEAIRTYSPDVTDSGIKNAPEFVFHHIGLSRDLVDLTAGTIIKPTCTVDDCPQLDILLLGGPNPVTFELDPRYAEFIRRHVASGKILFTNCTGAFVAAMTGVLDGKNATVNHIEYEWVRQKYPKVNWSKDKKWVIDGNIWTGSGPVAGMDMMIHWLREKYGEESFKWAALNLDFEPRDIDGVNVVPFRYGADGKQLFTYVHNYYDSY; from the coding sequence ATGGCTCCCATTGTTGTTGGTTCCCTCTGCTACCAGTATCAAGCCTCCGATGTCATTGCTCCATTTGACATGATCGCAGGTGGTAGCAAGCAGTTATTGGAAGCTATCAGGACGTACTCGCCAGACGTCACCGATTCGGGAATCAAGAACGCCCCAGAATTCGTCTTTCATCACATTGGCCTTTCTCGCGACCTCGTGGACCTGACCGCTGGCACAATTATAAAACCTACATGCACTGTGGATGACTGCCCTCAGCTGGacatccttctccttggaGGTCCAAACCCCGTCACTTTCGAACTTGACCCACGATACGCCGAATTCATTCGCAGACACGTCGCTTCTGGAAAGATACTCTTCACCAACTGCACCGGTGCCTTCGTTGCCGCCATGACGGGTGTATTAGATGGCAAAAACGCCACGGTCAACCACATTGAGTATGAGTGGGTTAGGCAAAAGTACCCGAAGGTGAATTGGTCAAAGGACAAGAAGTGGGTTATCGATGGAAACATTTGGACAGGGTCTGGTCCTGTGGCGGGCATGGATATGATGATTCACTGGCTGCGGGAGAAATATGGGGAGGAATCGTTTAAGTGGGCGGCTCTGAATCTTGACTTTGAGCCTCGGGATATTGACGGAGTTAATGTGGTTCCTTTCCGGTATGGCGCGGATGGAAAACAGCTGTTTACCTATGTTCATAACTATTACGATTCCTACTAA
- a CDS encoding alpha/beta hydrolase fold domain-containing protein, producing the protein MRTHAETLSVLYGAVVVCISYRLAPEFKFPTAPNDVWDNLKWLSIQENAQSLGADLSTGFIVGGTSAGASLAAVAAQKWVTQAVSPRMTGLWLNMPVLLEEQYVPDQYKELWFSREQNADAIILNKASLKFTRSLYEPDINSPEYSPFNAESPHQGLPPVYLQVNGNDPARDDGLIYEKVLRDHGVQTRIDVYPGIPHGYDDVFPQLDSSRKQRRDILKGFGWLLGKEVSEEDCAEADHKVRST; encoded by the coding sequence ATGAGGACCCACGCTGAAACATTAAGCGTTTTATATGgcgctgttgttgtttgtaTATCCTATCGGTTGGCTCCCGAGTTCAAGTTTCCAACTGCACCGAATGATGTTTGGGATAACTTGAAGTGGTTATCCATCCAAGAGAACGCGCAATCTCTCGGTGCAGATTTGTCTACCGGTTTTATTGTTGGCGGTACTTCCGCTGGAGCGAGCCTGGCGGCCGTCGCAGCCCAAAAATGGGTCACTCAAGCAGTATCCCCTCGTATGACTGGACTCTGGCTAAACATGCCCGTCTTGCTTGAAGAGCAATACGTTCCTGATCAATACAAGGAACTGTGGTTCTCTAGGGAACAGAATGCGGACGCGATTATTCTCAATAAAGCGTCGCTAAAATTCACTCGGTCGTTATATGAACCAGATATCAACTCGCCCGAATACTCACCTTTCAACGCCGAAAGTCCGCATCAAGGTCTCCCACCTGTGTATCTACAGGTGAATGGAAATGATCCGGCAAGGGATGATGGACTTATCTATGAGAAAGTGCTGCGCGATCATGGAGTTCAAACGCGAATTGACGTGTATCCTGGCATTCCTCATGGATACGATGATGTTTTTCCACAGCTGGACTCATCCCGCAAACAAAGAAGGGATATTTTGAAAGGGTTCGGTTGGTTGCTGGGGAAAGAGGTTTCGGAGGAAGACTGCGCTGAAGCTGATCACAAAGTCAGATCGACGTAG
- a CDS encoding tetratricopeptide repeat domain-containing protein, which translates to MQRPLVREDFEIGIICALQCEYDAVALLFDEFWDEEGDLFNKANGDYNAYRTGRVGKHNVVLALLPHIGKVNAAGAAASFRSSYGALRLVILAGICGGVPFIQSRDVEVLLGDVIISKSVVQYDFGRQYPDRFIRKNMDANNFSKQDKNIHNLLALFDTRSGRETLEERTAYFLKQLQLHDAKLWGSYQYPGPTEDKLFESKYRHKHHLLPNCTCGGCQEKMDPVFTRKRLQQGTPRSIIHIGAIASGDSVMKSGEDRDRIAKEEGIIAFEMEGAGVWEELPCIIVKGVCDYADCHKNKKWQNFAAAVAASASKAILERYIKTDRRSPYLTQKQSDSKGEINSVNASLYIPQKHSSPHFIGRADYIDRIAAFFQPRRNDEPPGRREFLLHGPGGFGKTQICLRFAEEYSRLFWRVYWIDATNKQSLNNSFHRVAQDPEAKSAGLDGSIEATFLWLSAQRREWLLILDNADEYHDSLDESIPGGIRSNILISSRSASLQYRVPHDQAMRVSELSPDEAKQLLWSVGPSHQYPELTAKVDEELGKIVQELSAIPLAIHHAATAILNGYCKLWEYREMLSDRRKLMLQSPSYRGDSGYNNTLYSAWSLTITQLKNRTNSRIPSSSSKGEISKDSICLEVELLSLLGFFHHSAILEDIFHRAAIQHNEKVQLVHEVKLPRVSSDIPHGLLNLNKNGNWDQHCFREAIQALHGASLIQIDVGHNTYSIHPLIHAWSRERLTPKEQQRIYSAARAILVQAIASDTTPDGHNLNRQLIPHMISLRKAMEDLNLKDLYADDYASDFWRVFLAHGYYAEAEVYARMRRDGRTHHLWELHPLTLEAIERLAMTMKENVTPAILKKSIDLLSHAVEIRELLQPESVDTLNAKIALGTLYQHKGERQSAEVLFKYVWDTAKNRFGESEDVSIRAATALGAIYMDQGKLDEAEKLQRVILSYAKATFGEDHEKTLGIMGTLAATLNLLNKLEESEALKIHILEKRKVILGDDHPDTLLAQANLAATYSRQKKWQEAEATIREVTDKRLKVLGEYHRETLRGRVVLTGCYIGQGRFEEAIDEGRKALEGREKILGHSHPDTLWAMRKLAEALEGQGQVEEATGLRERVLKQQCAKQFDAAKNIVGEKSANAP; encoded by the exons ATGCAGCGACCACTCGTACGGGAAGACTTCGAAATAGGCATCATTTGCGCGTTGCAATGCGAGTATGATGCAGTAGCTCTGTTGTTTGACGAGTTttgggatgaagaaggagatcTTTTCAACAAAGCCAACGGAGACTATAATGCCTACAGAACTGGACGCGTTGGCAAGCATAACGTTGTGCTTGCTCTTTTACCTCACATTGGCAAGGTAAACGCAGCAGGTGCAGCGGCTAGCTTTCGATCGAGTTATGGTGCTCTTCGGCTAGTGATTCTAGCAGGAATATGTGGCGGCGTACCTTTTATTCAAAGCCGAGACGTTGAAGTCTTGCTAGGAGATGTTATTATAAGCAAGAGCGTTGTTCAATATGACTTTGGCAGGCAGTATCCAGATAGGTTTATCCGCAAGAACATGGACGCAAATAACTTCAGCAAACAGGATAAAAATATCCATAACTTGTTGGCGCTATTTGATACGAGAAGCGGCCGAGAGACTCTCGAAGAAAGAACTGCCTATTTTCTCAAGCAGTTACAGTTGCATGATGCAAAGCTTTGGGGTAGTTATCAATATCCAGGTCCTACCGAGGATAAGCTATTCGAGTCGAAATATCGGCATAAGCACCACCTATTACCAAATTGCACCTGCGGCGGCTGTCAGGAAAAAATGGATCCTGTCT TTACAAGGAAACGGCTCCAGCAGGGAACTCCAAGGTCTATTATCCATATTGGAGCAATTGCGTCCGGTGATAGCGTTATGAAGTCTGGAGAAGATCGAGATCGTATCGCTAAAGAAGAGGGCATCATTGCatttgagatggagggagcAGGTGTATGGGAAGAATTACCATGCATCATTGTCAAAGGTGTGTGTGATTACGCTGACTGccacaagaacaagaaatgGCAAAACTTTGCAGCGGCAGtggcggcgtcggcgtcAAAAGCAATTCTCGAGCGATACATCAAAACAGACAGACGGTCGCCATATCTTACGCAGAAGCAATCTGACTCGAAAGGCGAAATTAATTCGGTGAACGCCAGCCTTTATATTCCGCAAAAGCATTCGAGTCCACACTTTATAGGCCGAGCGGACTATATAGATCGAATcgccgccttcttccagcCTCGACGGAATGATGAACCTCCAGGCCGGCGAGAGTTTCTCCTGCATGGACCTGGTGGCTTCGGGAAAACACAAATTTGTCTTCGATTTGCTGAAGAGTATTCGAGACT GTTCTGGAGAGTATACTGGATTGACGCGACCAATAAACAGAGTCTCAACAACAGTTTCCACAGGGTTGCacaagatccagaagctAAGAGTGCCGGACTAGACGGCTCCATTGAAGCTACTTTCCTGTGGTTATCAGCACAACGTCGAGAATGGCTTCTGATCTTGGACAATGCAGACGAATATCATGATTCCTTAGATGAGTCAATTCCTGGCGGCATCCGATCCAATATCTTGATCAGTAGCCGAAGTGCCAGCCTTCAATATCGTGTTCCTCATGATCAAGCCATGCGCGTCAGCGAGCTGAGCCCTGATGAGGCAAAACAATTGTTATGGAGCGTCGGCCCAAGCCACCAATATCCCGAACTTACAGCAAAAGTGGACGAGGAGCTTGGTAAGATAGTACAAGAGCTATCTGCCATTCCTCTTGCCATCCACCATGCAGCAACTGCAATTCTCAATGGTTACTGCAAATTGTGGGAATACCGAGAAATGCTCAGCGATCGTAGGAAGTTGATGCTGCAGAGCCCATCTTACCGCGGAGACTCGGGGTACAACAACACTCTCTATAGTGCATGGAGTTTGACGATAACTCAGTTAAAAAACCGGACCAATTCTAGGATTCCTAGTTCTAGTTCTAAGGGCGAGATAAGTAAGGACTCAATATGTCTTGAAGTCGAACTGCTCAGCCTTCTGGGATTTTTTCATCACAGCGCCATCTTAGAAGATATATTCCATCGAGCAGCAATACAACATAACGAGAAAGTACAACTAGTACATGAGGTCAAACTCCCAAGGGTCTCATCAGACATACCTCATGGCCTCCTTAACCTCAACAAGAACGGCAATTGGGACCAGCATTGCTTTCGTGAGGCTATACAGGCCCTTCACGGAGCATCTCTGATCCAAATCGATGTGGGCCATAACACTTACTCTATCCACCCACTCATTCATGCTTGGTCTAGGGAGCGGCTCACACCGAAGGAACAACAACGAATATACTCGGCAGCTAGGGCGATTCTTGTCCAGGCAATTGCTAGCGATACGACGCCAGACGGCCACAATCTTAATCGCCAACTTATTCCACACATGATTTCGCTTCGGAAAGCGATGGAAGATCTCAATTTGAAGGACCTATATGCCGATGATTATGCATCAGACTTTTGGAGAGTTTTTCTAGCACATGGGTACTATGCCGAAGCAGAAGTCTATGCGAGGATGCGGAGGGACGGCCGAACTCATCATCTATGGGAATTGCACCCCCTCACGCTCGAAGCGATTGAGCGACTAGCAATGACTATGAAGGAAAATGTTACTCCTGCTATATTGAAGAAATCGATTGACCTTTTGAGTCACGCGGTTGAGATTAGAGAGCTACTGCAGCCGGAGAGTGTCGATACTCTCAATGCTAAAATCGCTCTTGGCACTCTATACCAACATAAGGGTGAGCGGCAATCTGCTGAGGTTCTGTTCAAATACGTATGGGACACAGCCAAAAATCGCTTTGGCGAATCAGAAGATGTTTCTATCCGGGCTGCTACAGCGCTTGGTGCGATCTACATGGACCAGGGAAagcttgatgaagcagagaagTTGCAGCGAGTCATACTCTCTTATGCTAAAGCAACATTTGGGGAGGATCATGAAAAGACATTAGGCATTATGGGTACTTTGGCAGCAACGTTAAACCTCCTCAACAAATTGGAGGAATCAGAGGCGCTGAAGATTCACATCCTAGAAAAGCGCAAAGTAATTCTTGGAGACGACCATCCGGATACGCTTCTTGCCCAAGCAAATCTTGCTGCCACATATTCTCGGCAGAAGAAatggcaagaagcagaagcaaccATCCGAGAAGTGACAGACAAGAGACTGAAAGTCTTGGGAGAATATCACCGAGAAACATTACGAGGTAGGGTTGTCTTGACAGGTTGCTATATCGGACAAGGGCGATTCGAGGAAGCCATAGATGAAGGGCGGAAGGCTTTAGAAGGTAGAGAGAAGATTCTTGGCCACAGCCACCCGGATACTTTATGGGCGATGCGGAAACTGGCAGAGGCGTTGGAAGGTCAGggtcaagttgaagaagctACTGGTCTGCGAGAAAGGGTTTTGAAGCAGCAGTGTGCCAAACAATTTGATGCGGCGAAGAATATTGTTGGTGAGAAATCTGCAAATGCTCCGTAG
- a CDS encoding cryptococcal mannosyltransferase 1 domain-containing protein, translated as MRTRLLILAAPLIAGFIVATTLLMGRDRFARPLFQQDADDRRPKTPELKPTLDGWYSALGPRCFFSQTQPALADPSRSPSLECPAINRTRYGSLNSKLPSDPAIKYFFALNLRQNLPLLPQLIGSIVEAIRFLGPTQCVLSIVEGNSPDGTADVLAALRPALESLRVTYYFESSAIDPSKDNRVARLAQLRNKALAPLLDLHGKATSDTTVIFLNDVSACSEDILELVHQRNVLGADMTCAMDWTYVGEHPTFYDVWIARTIHGDSFFEIPPDGNWNSRPFQVFSCWNGATAFTVQPILEKTVEFRAANETAGECRQGEPQLFCKDLWFKGYRKIAVVPSVNLEYSVEKAKKIKEAKGFTSDTVSKQEPEGDKIEWRLDPPSMVKCMPTWENQYWQSWNETLKP; from the exons ATGCGTACGAGATTGTTGATACTGGCAGCTCCATTGATCGCGGGCTTCATTGTCGCTACAACTCTGTTAATGGGAAGGGATCGATTTGCGCGACCTTTGTTTCAACAGGACGCTGATGATAGAAGACCCAAGACACCGGAGCTAAAGCCTACTCTTGATGGTTGGTACTCTGCTCTTGGCCCTCGTTGTTTCTTTTCGCAAACACAACCAGCTTTGGCTGACCCTTCTCGATCTCCCAG TCTAGAATGTCCTGCGATCAACAGAACACGATATGGCTCGCTCAATAGCAAACTTCCTTCCGATCCCGCCATCAAATACTTCTTCGCCCTCAACTTGCGACAAAACTTGCCTTTGTTACCCCAACTAATAGGCAGCATTGTCGAAGCGATTCGTTTTCTCGGCCCGACACAATGTGTACTGTCCATAGTTGAAGGCAACTCTCCAGACGGCACCGCCGATGTACTTGCTGCTCTCCGGCCAGCCCTTGAGAGTTTAAGAGTCACATATTATTTCGAGTCATCTGCAATTGATCCAAGCAAGGACAACCGTGTGGCGCGCCTTGCACAGCTTCGAAACAAAGCATTAGCACCGCTCCTGGACTTGCATGGTAAAGCGACAAGTGATACaaccgtcatcttcctcaacgATGTATCCGCATGTTCCGAAGATATCCTCGAGCTTGTCCATCAAAGAAATGTTCTTGGTGCCGATATGACATGCGCCATGGACTGGACATATGTTGGCGAGCACCCTACCTTTTACGATGTATGGATTGCCCGCACAATCCATGGCGATTCTTTCTTCGAAATCCCCCCGGACGGGAATTGGAACTCG CGTCCCTTTCAAGTATTCTCGTGTTGGAACGGCGCTACAGCATTCACAGTCCAGCCAATTTTAGAAAAGACTGTAGAATTTAGGGCAGCGAATGAAACCGCTGGTGAATGCAGACAAGGTGAGCCGCAGTTATTTTGCAAAGACCTCTGGTTCAAGGGCTACCGCAAAATCGCCGTCGTTCCGTCCGTAAACCTTGAGTACTCTgtggaaaaagcaaagaagatcaaggaaGCCAAGGGATTTACGTCTGACACAGTCTCGAAACAAGAGCCTGAGGGCGATAAAATAGAATGGCGGCTCGATCCTCCAAGTATGGTGAAATGCATGCCTACCTGGGAGAATCAGTATTGGCAGTCGTGGAATGAGACTTTGAAGCCGTAG
- a CDS encoding peptidase a4 family domain-containing protein, with the protein MKFSAITLSYALLAGYVTAAPSTLSERVARRQGRSSRPNQRIDVESVASGNDTHVSYSSNWSGAVITSPPAGETFKSVSASFVVPTPKVPSGGSSRGTYSASAWVGIDGDTYQNAILQTGVDFTVTNGKVSYDAWYEWFPDYAYDFTLAISPGDTIKTTVTSTSSKAGVAVIENVTTGKSVSKSLTSTYALGGQNAEWIVEDFEEGSSLVSLANWGSVVFTGATASTGSSSLDASTASVIDIRQNNQVLTSVTIDGSTVTDTYV; encoded by the coding sequence ATGAAGTTTTCCGCCATTACTCTCAGCTACGCACTGCTCGCTGGCTATGTCACTGCCGCTCCGAGCACCTTGAGCGAGCGTGTTGCCCGCAGACAAGGACGCTCTTCCAGGCCCAATCAACGCATTGATGTTGAATCCGTGGCCAGTGGCAATGACACACACGTCTCTTACTCCAGCAACTGGTCGGGAGCCGTCATCACCTCTCCCCCAGCTGGCGAGACTTTCAAGAGTGTCTCGGCCAGCTTCGTCGTGCCCACTCCCAAGGTTCCCTCGGGTGGCTCCTCTCGCGGCACCTACAGTGCCTCCGCCTGGGTTGGTATTGATGGCGACACCTACCAGAATGCTATCCTGCAGACAGGCGTTGACTTTACCGTTACGAATGGTAAAGTGAGCTACGACGCTTGGTATGAGTGGTTCCCCGATTATGCATACGACTTCACTCTCGCCATCTCTCCCGGCGATACCATCAAGACTACCGTCACTTCAACCTCTAGCAAAGCTGGCGTTGCAGTTATCGAGAACGTCACCACCGGCAAGAGCGTTTCCAAGTCTCTCACTTCTACCTATGCTCTTGGAGGCCAGAATGCGGAATGGATTGTCGAGGACTTCGAGGAAGGCTCCTCTCTGGTTTCCCTCGCCAACTGGGGCAGCGTTGTCTTTACTGGTGCCACGGCATCGACCGGAAGCTCTTCGCTGGATGCTTCTACCGCTTCAGTCATCGACATTCGACAGAACAACCAGGTGCTCACCAGCGTCACCATTGACGGCTCAACCGTTACCGACACCTACGTCTAA